TCGCACCGCCAAAGGCAAGGTCGTGGTCCGCGTCAGGGACTGACCTGGGCGACGGTTCGGTTCACGCGCCGGCGGGTAGTGGAACCTAGATGTGCCCGTGCGAGGAGAAGCGATGAGCTCACCGGTGACCCTGCCCTGGACCGAGTGGCTGCCGACCCAACGGTGGTACGCCGGTCGCACCCGAACCTTGGTGTCCGCTGAGACCGCCGTCGTGGTGCCGTTGCGGCCACAGCTCGACCTCATGCTGGTCGACGTCACCTACACCACCGGAGCTGTCGAGCGGTATCAGGTTGTGGTGCAATGGGATTCGACTCCGCCCGCGAACGTCGGCGCCATCATCACCGACGGCGCGTTCGACGGCCTGCATGACCCGTCGTCGGCGCGGTTCCTGCTGTCGCTGATGGACTCGGGCACCACGATCGGCGACGTCACTTTCACCAAGGAGCCCGGCGTCGCCCTGCCGCTCGAGGTCACCCCGCGGGTGTCGACGGCCGAGCAGAGCAACACCAGCGTGGTGTTCGCCGACCAGGCGATCTTCAAGCTGTTCCGCCGGGTCGCCGCCGGGATCAACCCCGATATCGAACTGAACCGGGTGTTGGGCCGGGCCAAGAACCGGCACGTGGCCCGGCTGCTGGGCTCGGTCGACACCACCATGGACGGCCAGCCCTGCCCACTGGGGATGGTGACGGCTTTCGCCGCGAATTCGACCGAGGGCTGGGAGATGGCCACCGCGAGTACCCGCGCGTTGACGGCCGACGGCGCCGGCGACGGCTTTTCGGGGGAGGCCTACCAATTGGGCATGGCGGTGGCGTCGGTGCACGCCACGCTCGCTCAGGAGTTGGGGACGTCGACCGATCAGCTGCCCGTCGACGTGATGCGCCAGCGGTTGGCCGCCGCCGCGGCGGCCGTGCCGGAGCTCGCCGAGCATCGGGCCGCGATCGAGGAGCGCTACGCCAAGGTCGCCGAGGAGCCGGTGGTCGTTCAGCGCGTGCACGGCGACCTGCACCTGGGCCAGGTGCTGCGCACCGCCGACGGCTGGCTCTTGATCGACTTCGAGGGCGAGCCGGGCCAGCCGGTCGCGGAGCGGCGCAGGCCCGATTCGGCGATGCGCGACGTCGCGGGAATGTTGCGGTCGTTCGAGTACGCGGCGTATCAGCAGCTGGTGGATCGAACCCCGGACCCGGAACTGGCGGCCCGGGTGAAGGACTGGGTGGACCGCAACTGTGCGTCGTTCTGCGACGGGTACGCCGCCGAAGCCGGCACCGACCCGCGCGATCATGCTGCGGTGCTGGCCGCCTACGAGTTGGACAAGGCGGTCTACGAGGCCGGTTACGAGGCCCGATACCGGCCCAACTGGCTGAACATCCCGATGCGTTCGATCGCCCGCCTGGTCGGCTGAGCAGACCTCACGCGCGGCGCGGATCCTCGGTAACTCATAGCGACACCGGCACCGAACGGTCAAGTGCGGTCAGGTTGTTGCCGAGCGGATCGCCCAGCGCCACCATGCTCTGGAAGTACTCGATCACCCGCTTGCGTGAGACGTCCAGTGCGGGCCATTGCGGCCAGTCCCA
This is a stretch of genomic DNA from Mycobacterium sp. ELW1. It encodes these proteins:
- a CDS encoding phosphotransferase, with amino-acid sequence MTLPWTEWLPTQRWYAGRTRTLVSAETAVVVPLRPQLDLMLVDVTYTTGAVERYQVVVQWDSTPPANVGAIITDGAFDGLHDPSSARFLLSLMDSGTTIGDVTFTKEPGVALPLEVTPRVSTAEQSNTSVVFADQAIFKLFRRVAAGINPDIELNRVLGRAKNRHVARLLGSVDTTMDGQPCPLGMVTAFAANSTEGWEMATASTRALTADGAGDGFSGEAYQLGMAVASVHATLAQELGTSTDQLPVDVMRQRLAAAAAAVPELAEHRAAIEERYAKVAEEPVVVQRVHGDLHLGQVLRTADGWLLIDFEGEPGQPVAERRRPDSAMRDVAGMLRSFEYAAYQQLVDRTPDPELAARVKDWVDRNCASFCDGYAAEAGTDPRDHAAVLAAYELDKAVYEAGYEARYRPNWLNIPMRSIARLVG